Genomic DNA from Prunus persica cultivar Lovell chromosome G1, Prunus_persica_NCBIv2, whole genome shotgun sequence:
GAGGTGATCAGGCAGTGCCTCTCTGAGGCGCAGTCATCAGACTTTCATGAAGCGGAGCAAAAAGCTCTTCAGACCCTAGTTTCCATCACCAAGGTCAGTCCCCTAAACAGGAACTTGCTTGCACTAACAGAAGGAGCCATCCCTGCTTTACTTACCCTCTCAAAATCTTCCTCTGACATCATTCAGATTCTCTCATTGTCCATCCTCTTCAACCTCTCCCTCAACCCTGATCTAAAGCAATCTCTTGCAGATATCGAAACCATTCACCACCTGAATTCCATAATTGCCACCTTGAACTCAGAAGAGTCTGGGAGAGTTGCTTCGTCTCTGGTTTGCAGTTTGGCAATGCTTGACAAGAACAAGGCCAAGTTTGGGGTGGCAGGTACCATCCAGTTGCTTGTCAAGGCCATTGCTGGTCCCCGCTGTCCTGCTGCTCATCACCTCCTTAGCTCTCTAGCCGAGCTTGTCCGGTTCCATGGGAACTGCACACTGGCAGTGAGAGAAGGAGCTGTTCAAGCTCTTATCCAAGTGGTGGAGAGCACCGATGGCGAGGATCTAGC
This window encodes:
- the LOC18790024 gene encoding uncharacterized protein LOC18790024, whose translation is MPSLTLKPVLQTMSSARVREVIRQCLSEAQSSDFHEAEQKALQTLVSITKILSLSILFNLSLNPDLKQSLADIETIHHLNSIIATLNSEESGRVASSLVCSLAMLDKNKAKFGVAGTIQLLVKAIAGPRCPAAHHLLSSLAELVRFHGNCTLAVREGAVQALIQVVESTDGEDLAGTSLLVLALLARFDEGLNALRKTDQIVSKMVDVLKGRCMLSKEGAAEILLLLFEESEGCVRDALRLPDFSTLIADISVRGSARAREKAALLLKKIMDADLDSYVDGNPMFSQW